From a single Rhodococcus qingshengii JCM 15477 genomic region:
- a CDS encoding MFS transporter, producing the protein MPSYLPLVLVNLATLFSAIGNGIAIVVLPWLVLERTGKATDAAIVAGAAAIPLLVSSLFSGTFVDKFGRRRTSMISDALSAMSVAAIPIIAATAGLTIPVIAALAALGAVFDPAGMAARESMLPAATRTAKWKLDRTNSVYEANFNVAYLIGPGIGGVLIATIGAVNTLWVTAAGFVFSIVVVAFIRLPGAGVPEHEHRPKSIWHGTLDGLRFVWNNKLLRTLALIDMAVVALYMPVESVVFPVYFTELDQPAQLGSVLMALAIGGIIGSLAYAPLAPIMSRRLIMIFAVAVLGIAMLAMALLPPLWVILVLAGLQGLVYGPVGPIANYAMQTHSPEHMRGRVVGVMTSTAYAAGPLGYLAVGPLLDQLGIASTFVALSIPIILIAAVCASLPVLRELDRPRHSTDVS; encoded by the coding sequence ATCCCCAGCTATCTCCCTCTCGTACTGGTCAATCTCGCGACGCTGTTCTCGGCGATCGGCAACGGTATCGCCATCGTCGTGCTCCCCTGGCTGGTTCTCGAACGAACCGGTAAGGCTACCGACGCGGCGATAGTTGCCGGCGCAGCAGCCATTCCGCTACTCGTGTCGAGCCTGTTTTCGGGGACATTCGTCGACAAGTTCGGACGCCGTCGAACGTCGATGATTTCCGACGCTCTCTCTGCGATGTCCGTTGCAGCGATTCCGATCATCGCGGCCACCGCGGGCTTGACGATCCCGGTGATCGCGGCGTTGGCCGCACTCGGCGCCGTGTTCGACCCCGCCGGAATGGCGGCGAGGGAGTCCATGCTGCCTGCAGCGACTCGGACCGCCAAGTGGAAGCTCGATCGAACCAACAGTGTGTACGAGGCCAACTTCAACGTCGCGTATCTGATCGGCCCTGGCATCGGCGGTGTCCTCATCGCAACGATCGGAGCGGTGAACACGCTCTGGGTCACGGCGGCAGGATTTGTGTTCTCGATAGTCGTGGTCGCCTTCATCCGGCTTCCCGGCGCCGGAGTGCCCGAACACGAACACCGTCCGAAATCGATCTGGCACGGCACACTCGACGGTCTTCGGTTCGTCTGGAACAACAAACTGCTGCGCACCCTGGCGCTGATCGACATGGCAGTCGTCGCGCTCTACATGCCGGTGGAGAGTGTCGTGTTCCCGGTGTACTTCACAGAGTTGGATCAACCGGCCCAACTCGGATCGGTGTTGATGGCCTTGGCGATCGGCGGCATCATCGGCTCTCTCGCCTACGCCCCACTGGCGCCGATCATGTCCCGGCGGCTGATCATGATTTTTGCCGTCGCCGTTCTCGGCATAGCGATGCTGGCCATGGCGCTCCTACCTCCACTGTGGGTGATCCTCGTACTTGCCGGACTGCAGGGCCTCGTCTACGGACCAGTCGGCCCGATCGCCAACTACGCCATGCAGACGCACAGCCCGGAGCACATGCGTGGACGCGTCGTCGGTGTCATGACGTCGACGGCCTACGCCGCAGGCCCGCTCGGCTACCTCGCGGTCGGCCCGCTGCTCGATCAGCTCGGAATCGCGTCGACCTTTGTGGCCCTGTCGATTCCGATCATCCTGATCGCCGCAGTATGTGCCTCCCTACCGGTGCTTCGCGAACTCGATCGTCCGCGGCACTCGACCGACGTCAGTTGA